In Deltaproteobacteria bacterium, a single window of DNA contains:
- a CDS encoding nucleoside-diphosphate kinase, translated as MAVEQTLVLIKPDGLKKSLTGNILTRLSETRLEIAGARIVRVSRELAEEHYIFLKGKPFFEELIGYIMGEFHERRKVMALVYHGEEAIQKVREICGATNPEEANSVSIRGAYGRITTSGVYENVMHASANPEEAEREIKLWFTPDEIVYHIYPVKDSELKNVKKRLWA; from the coding sequence ATGGCTGTTGAACAAACACTGGTTCTAATAAAACCTGATGGTTTGAAAAAGTCTCTTACCGGTAACATCCTTACGCGGTTGTCGGAGACACGCCTGGAAATTGCCGGGGCAAGGATTGTCCGTGTAAGCAGAGAATTGGCTGAAGAACACTACATCTTTTTGAAAGGCAAGCCCTTTTTTGAGGAGTTGATTGGCTATATCATGGGGGAGTTCCACGAAAGAAGGAAAGTCATGGCCCTGGTTTACCACGGGGAAGAGGCTATTCAGAAAGTGCGAGAAATCTGTGGCGCCACCAATCCTGAAGAAGCAAATTCTGTCTCTATTCGGGGCGCCTATGGAAGAATTACTACTTCCGGAGTTTACGAAAACGTAATGCATGCTTCAGCCAACCCTGAGGAAGCAGAAAGAGAAATAAAACTCTGGTTTACTCCGGATGAAATCGTGTATCACATCTATCCGGTGAAAGACAGTGAGTTAAAAAATGTGAAAAAGCGCCTCTGGGCCTA